One window from the genome of Longimicrobiales bacterium encodes:
- a CDS encoding nuclear transport factor 2 family protein, producing MAKMEQLQEVWEAKDLDGVLSFFTDDYEMRILHANQTMKGQEARDYLKEMVLDEGTVSSDFRIIYQNADCAVTYERMTGEFNGQCSIVQLWRGSKVYYHEISLIEDPK from the coding sequence ATGGCGAAAATGGAACAGTTGCAGGAAGTCTGGGAGGCGAAGGACTTAGATGGCGTGCTGAGTTTTTTTACAGACGACTATGAAATGAGAATTCTTCACGCGAACCAAACGATGAAAGGTCAAGAAGCGCGTGACTACCTGAAGGAGATGGTGCTTGATGAAGGCACCGTATCGTCTGACTTCAGAATCATCTATCAAAATGCCGACTGTGCGGTGACGTATGAGAGGATGACAGGTGAATTCAACGGGCAATGCTCCATCGTCCAACTATGGCGTGGGAGCAAGGTCTATTATCACGAAATAAGTCTGATTGAAGACCCTAAGTGA
- a CDS encoding SPOR domain-containing protein: MHWRLIPIFGLILTVVACSGDDEPIHEQQPQEQVQPPPSPVAQATPEPEPEPEPEPISGPLYTVQMGAFLNADSAVVQRDRLANLGLPAWTVTQEVGGRQFRRVRIGAASTGSEARSLGEILTERYGWSTWVALVTSTESVPDGALEATRDLIGG, from the coding sequence ATGCATTGGCGATTGATCCCGATATTCGGGCTCATCCTGACCGTAGTGGCCTGCAGCGGTGACGATGAGCCGATCCATGAGCAGCAGCCCCAGGAACAGGTCCAGCCACCGCCGTCGCCTGTCGCTCAGGCGACGCCCGAGCCCGAGCCCGAGCCCGAACCTGAGCCCATCAGCGGTCCCCTCTACACCGTCCAGATGGGAGCTTTCCTGAACGCCGACTCCGCAGTCGTGCAGAGGGACCGGCTGGCCAACCTGGGGCTACCAGCCTGGACCGTCACCCAGGAAGTGGGGGGCCGGCAGTTCCGTCGCGTACGCATCGGAGCGGCATCAACCGGGTCGGAAGCTAGGAGCCTCGGCGAGATCCTGACAGAGAGATACGGGTGGTCGACCTGGGTCGCCCTGGTGACCTCGACAGAGTCCGTTCCCGATGGTGCCCTCGAGGCCACGCGGGACCTGATCGGCGGTTAG
- a CDS encoding protein tyrosine phosphatase family protein, producing MHKTPFFLVALLGMMTGAGLATAQEAPADLTTIRNYMGISDRLTTAGQIAYDQIPLLREEGYDVVVNLATASRERNSLEGFHVTESGMAYIHIPVDWEQPRLSDLSMFFDVMEANEGRKVFVHCFANMRASAFVYMYRTMVEGVAEEDALGAMNEVWDPAEVRQWEDLIERARTEFSGR from the coding sequence ATGCACAAGACACCTTTTTTTCTCGTCGCGCTGCTCGGGATGATGACAGGCGCTGGCCTGGCCACTGCCCAGGAAGCTCCAGCTGATCTGACCACGATCCGCAACTACATGGGGATTTCGGACCGACTCACGACCGCCGGTCAGATCGCTTACGATCAGATTCCGCTGCTGCGCGAGGAGGGCTACGACGTCGTCGTCAACCTTGCCACGGCCAGCCGGGAAAGGAACTCGCTGGAAGGGTTTCATGTGACGGAATCCGGGATGGCGTACATCCACATTCCGGTCGACTGGGAACAGCCACGGCTGAGTGACTTGAGCATGTTTTTTGACGTCATGGAAGCCAACGAGGGTCGCAAGGTGTTCGTGCACTGCTTCGCCAACATGCGTGCATCGGCGTTCGTCTATATGTACCGCACGATGGTCGAGGGCGTTGCGGAGGAGGACGCCCTCGGGGCCATGAACGAGGTCTGGGACCCAGCCGAGGTCCGGCAATGGGAGGATTTGATCGAGCGGGCGCGAACGGAGTTCAGCGGGCGCTAG
- a CDS encoding N-acyl homoserine lactonase family protein, protein MRTNLRRSPLFLTAVSSVLAVACTPAESPLTLHEFDCGVIRFESVAMFGIGDDETDVRDLIVPCYVVEHPAGSLLWEGGLPIGLAEAGDWVESPPVLLRLDQTLADQLPAIGHAIDAFDYVAFSHMHFDHVGVASEVQGATLLIQQSEFDAAFADSVTVPFFDPAVYESLRNVPRELLDGEHDVFGDGRVRIIPAPGHTPGHQVLLVDLDEEGPVVLAGDLYHFRESRSDRRVPSINVDSALTVATMERIEQLVIDQGAQLWIEHDMAAFLERQSRSTVHR, encoded by the coding sequence ATGAGAACGAATCTGCGAAGGTCGCCTCTTTTTCTTACCGCAGTGTCGTCGGTTCTTGCGGTGGCTTGTACGCCAGCAGAGTCACCGCTTACGCTGCATGAGTTCGACTGTGGTGTCATTCGCTTCGAAAGCGTTGCGATGTTCGGCATCGGTGACGACGAGACCGATGTCCGTGACCTGATCGTTCCCTGTTACGTAGTGGAACATCCCGCAGGCAGTCTACTGTGGGAGGGGGGCTTGCCAATAGGCCTTGCAGAGGCCGGGGACTGGGTGGAATCGCCGCCGGTGTTGCTACGATTGGATCAGACGCTCGCTGACCAGCTCCCCGCCATTGGCCACGCTATCGACGCTTTTGACTACGTGGCTTTCTCTCACATGCATTTCGACCATGTCGGAGTGGCAAGTGAGGTACAAGGCGCAACGCTCCTTATACAGCAATCTGAGTTTGACGCGGCCTTCGCGGACAGCGTAACCGTGCCATTCTTTGATCCGGCTGTATACGAAAGCCTCCGAAATGTGCCGCGGGAACTGCTCGACGGAGAGCACGACGTGTTTGGAGATGGCAGGGTGAGAATTATTCCTGCACCAGGCCATACGCCCGGGCATCAAGTGCTCTTAGTGGATCTGGATGAAGAGGGGCCTGTTGTTCTGGCTGGCGACCTCTACCACTTCCGCGAGAGTCGGTCAGACAGAAGGGTCCCAAGCATAAACGTAGATTCGGCGCTCACTGTTGCGACCATGGAGCGCATCGAACAACTGGTGATCGACCAGGGTGCCCAGCTGTGGATCGAGCACGACATGGCAGCGTTCCTAGAGAGACAGTCACGTTCCACTGTCCACCGTTGA
- a CDS encoding tetratricopeptide repeat protein, which produces MKRILLWVLALAVIPVGVDAQGTPSASCADIGPSSSLEDVRSCAEQGDADAQTRLGRMYAIGEGVPEDYAEAIRWFRLAIEQGNAVAQNGLAVMYSRGWGVPEDYVEAARWYRLAAEQGYASAQSNLGLTYLYGAGLPQDYAEAAHWVRLAAEQGDADAQFVLGTLYDNGDGVEEDNVLAYMWHNLAVAQGNESAQEGKDIVEQQMTGEQIAEAQRLFREWLEAHSPGGN; this is translated from the coding sequence ATGAAAAGAATCCTGCTGTGGGTGCTCGCTCTAGCAGTCATCCCTGTTGGGGTTGATGCACAGGGCACTCCATCAGCTTCCTGCGCGGACATAGGCCCGTCGTCTTCCTTGGAGGATGTCCGTTCCTGTGCCGAGCAAGGGGATGCCGATGCCCAGACCAGACTCGGGCGTATGTACGCCATTGGCGAAGGCGTGCCGGAGGACTATGCGGAGGCGATACGTTGGTTTCGGTTAGCTATCGAGCAAGGGAATGCGGTTGCCCAGAACGGCCTCGCGGTTATGTACTCCAGAGGCTGGGGTGTGCCGGAGGACTATGTGGAAGCAGCGCGCTGGTATCGGTTAGCAGCTGAACAAGGGTATGCCTCTGCCCAATCGAACCTCGGGCTTACGTACCTTTATGGCGCCGGCCTGCCGCAGGACTATGCGGAGGCAGCACACTGGGTTCGGTTAGCTGCCGAGCAAGGGGATGCCGATGCCCAGTTCGTCCTCGGGACTTTGTACGACAACGGCGACGGCGTGGAAGAGGACAATGTCCTTGCCTATATGTGGCACAATCTCGCTGTGGCCCAAGGAAATGAGAGTGCACAGGAGGGCAAAGACATCGTGGAACAGCAGATGACTGGTGAACAAATAGCGGAAGCCCAACGGCTATTCCGCGAGTGGCTAGAGGCTCATTCCCCCGGCGGCAACTAG
- a CDS encoding DUF5916 domain-containing protein, producing the protein MPVVTLVLSLVTTVLLPDTVTLRIAAPDPVACERPADAPPACTLTAFRLMTADQRPHVDGRLDDAAWQLATAAHEFRQFAPDPGMAGTERTEARILYDGEAIYVGMRMYDRNPEEIRAQFVRRDDHQAASDWAHVYLDSHHDRRTAFHFATTPTGTRVDILHNEDSRENVAWDAVWEVETSIDAEGWTAEFRIPLSQLRFGATGDMTWGVNFMRQIARRSESAHWAEIPPESGRLVSLFGDLDGLTELEAPGRLEMLPYSVARLRRETVDTDNPFRDGSDVWGSMGLDLKYGMTSRFTLTATVNPDFGQVDADPSKVNLGTNENRYPEKRPFFLEGAEIFNFRLPPEGSALYSRRIGRPPQLRASPPPDGFVNAPEAVRIAGALKLSGKTSSGWSIGILNAVTNREEARVAGPDGSLTESPVEPLTNYSAARITRDFREGRSGLGAIGTLTLRSLDDEAFDRMHSSAASVGVNGWHRFGGSRYQISGSLLGSHVRGSESAIARTQSSVVHLYQRPDADHLTFDPTLTSLSGLATEFSLDKIGGGHWTFQLTGWARTPGVETNDVGYVTYTDAALGTARVRYSEFSQGSVFRNWYIDANLTAASTLGWELLRQSLILRTRWQFLNFWTLNFDATHWGNHVWPWVLRGGPAIRREPNTTLSGTVGSDTRKHWRAALRTVYRIESEDASKTLTISPSLLLRPSSRTTVSLSPSMVWNRNRAQYVDGVPRLEAGVALATGAREYVMGRIDQTTVSMTLRLSYSFTPDLTFDLYAQPFVSSGRYSDFRTVADDDAADFNTRVPLIDPDFLSDVGTRYQVDENGDNDPEYLFRKRDFNVREMNTNAVLRWEYKPGSTFFAVWSSARNDYLLSDDLEVSNDFNRLLSAPSTNTFMLKFSYWIG; encoded by the coding sequence TTGCCCGTAGTCACACTCGTACTGTCTCTCGTCACGACCGTTCTCCTGCCCGATACGGTCACTCTTCGTATAGCGGCTCCGGACCCCGTGGCATGCGAGCGTCCGGCCGATGCTCCGCCGGCGTGTACGCTGACCGCCTTCAGGCTGATGACCGCAGACCAGCGACCGCACGTGGATGGAAGATTGGATGACGCGGCTTGGCAGCTCGCGACCGCCGCTCACGAGTTCCGCCAATTCGCTCCCGATCCGGGAATGGCCGGGACGGAGCGCACCGAGGCTCGGATTCTGTACGACGGTGAGGCCATCTACGTCGGTATGCGCATGTATGACCGCAACCCTGAGGAGATTCGAGCGCAGTTCGTGCGCAGAGACGATCACCAGGCAGCTTCGGACTGGGCGCACGTCTACCTAGACAGTCATCACGATCGCCGTACGGCGTTTCACTTCGCCACGACGCCCACCGGAACGCGGGTCGACATCCTCCACAACGAAGATTCTCGAGAGAATGTGGCCTGGGATGCCGTGTGGGAGGTTGAAACCTCGATCGATGCCGAGGGCTGGACGGCCGAATTTCGGATTCCGCTTTCACAGCTCCGCTTCGGCGCGACGGGCGATATGACGTGGGGCGTGAATTTCATGCGACAAATCGCGCGCCGGTCTGAGTCGGCGCACTGGGCCGAGATCCCGCCGGAGTCGGGCCGGCTCGTGTCGCTCTTCGGTGACCTCGACGGACTGACCGAACTCGAGGCACCCGGGCGCCTCGAGATGCTCCCCTATTCGGTGGCACGCCTTCGACGTGAAACGGTCGACACCGACAATCCGTTCCGTGACGGGAGCGATGTGTGGGGCTCAATGGGGCTCGACCTCAAGTACGGTATGACTTCCCGCTTCACCCTGACGGCCACGGTCAATCCGGACTTCGGGCAGGTCGACGCCGACCCGTCGAAGGTGAACCTGGGCACCAACGAGAATCGGTATCCCGAGAAGAGGCCCTTCTTCCTCGAGGGCGCGGAGATCTTCAACTTCCGACTTCCGCCTGAGGGGTCAGCGCTCTATTCGCGGCGCATCGGCAGGCCTCCGCAACTGCGGGCGTCCCCACCACCCGACGGCTTCGTCAACGCCCCTGAAGCCGTCCGCATCGCAGGGGCGTTGAAGTTATCGGGGAAGACGTCATCGGGCTGGTCGATCGGGATTCTGAACGCGGTCACGAATCGGGAAGAAGCGCGGGTAGCAGGACCTGACGGAAGCCTCACCGAGTCACCCGTAGAGCCACTCACGAACTACTCGGCAGCCCGCATCACACGAGACTTTCGCGAGGGTCGCAGCGGGCTCGGAGCGATCGGGACATTGACTCTCCGGTCGTTGGATGACGAGGCATTCGATCGCATGCACTCCTCGGCCGCCTCGGTAGGGGTCAACGGATGGCACCGTTTCGGGGGCTCGCGCTATCAGATTAGTGGATCGCTTCTCGGGTCTCATGTACGAGGATCAGAATCGGCGATCGCGCGGACACAGTCCTCGGTCGTGCACCTCTACCAACGGCCCGATGCCGACCATCTGACGTTCGATCCCACCCTCACATCGTTGAGCGGCCTGGCGACGGAGTTCTCACTCGACAAGATCGGTGGAGGTCATTGGACATTCCAGCTCACCGGGTGGGCTCGAACGCCGGGCGTCGAGACCAACGATGTCGGTTATGTCACATACACGGACGCCGCCCTCGGGACGGCGCGGGTACGTTACAGCGAATTCTCGCAGGGTTCAGTTTTCCGCAATTGGTACATCGACGCGAACCTGACGGCCGCCTCCACGCTGGGCTGGGAGCTCCTGCGCCAATCCTTGATCCTGCGCACTCGGTGGCAGTTTCTGAACTTCTGGACGCTCAACTTCGACGCCACCCACTGGGGAAACCATGTCTGGCCCTGGGTTCTCCGGGGCGGTCCTGCCATTCGCCGTGAGCCGAACACCACCCTGAGCGGAACCGTCGGGAGTGACACACGCAAGCACTGGAGAGCGGCTCTCAGGACAGTGTACCGGATCGAGTCAGAGGATGCATCAAAGACCCTGACCATCTCGCCCTCTCTCTTGTTACGCCCCTCGAGTCGCACGACCGTCTCGCTTTCGCCGAGCATGGTGTGGAACCGGAATCGCGCGCAGTACGTCGACGGCGTCCCCCGCCTCGAGGCCGGCGTCGCGCTCGCGACTGGTGCGCGAGAATATGTGATGGGGAGAATCGACCAGACGACGGTATCGATGACGCTCCGACTCAGCTACTCGTTCACCCCGGACCTAACCTTCGATCTGTATGCCCAGCCCTTCGTGAGCAGTGGGCGGTACTCGGATTTTCGTACCGTAGCCGACGACGATGCGGCAGACTTCAACACTCGTGTACCCCTGATCGACCCGGACTTCCTGTCAGACGTGGGCACGCGCTATCAGGTGGACGAGAATGGAGACAATGATCCTGAGTATCTCTTTCGAAAGCGGGACTTCAACGTCAGGGAGATGAACACCAACGCCGTCCTCCGATGGGAGTACAAGCCGGGCTCGACCTTCTTTGCGGTATGGTCCTCAGCCCGAAATGACTACCTGCTTTCGGACGACCTCGAAGTTTCGAACGACTTCAACCGGCTCTTATCGGCCCCCTCGACCAACACCTTCATGCTGAAGTTCAGCTATTGGATAGGGTGA